A window from Zingiber officinale cultivar Zhangliang chromosome 7A, Zo_v1.1, whole genome shotgun sequence encodes these proteins:
- the LOC122000407 gene encoding calmodulin-binding protein 60 D-like, giving the protein MAIQSLCVDMQLKGNEDSNTAAMLRRMGSNLCREEMSTSRSAQSFCSMLEPMLRNVVREVVQQKFDQFVVALQRPLSSVAPPRSNHLLMEKQPPVASLELMFVDQMSTHIYTKCKIRNRDDKPLQVKLVDAMTKETPVFSPSKTMKVEIVVLNGNFPSQKEEDWTADEFNSNLVKQRDGKPPLLVGECTAVLSGGMATFQEVEFSDNSRWVRTGKFVLGARVCYGNGGGARIKEATTKPFKVLDRRGEAYKKHYPPMPNDEVWRLKKIGKDGAFHVRLDNAKVRTVEEFVRLMDKDPKRLRNILGKGMSEKMWKATTKHARTCKVEEKQCLYQGQLQMNDQLNKANGVAYNGCFATQMNSVEEYGAETRLVSSYQQQNMNMPAYEQGRSEDNNRTLQSNMQMNTTIVIENMDFELFALQQVSS; this is encoded by the exons ATGGCGATCCAAAGCCTTTGCGTAGATATGCAGCTCAAGGGCAACGAGGATAGCAATACGGCGGCCATGCTCAGACGGATGGGTTCCAACTTGTGCAGAGAGGAGATGAGCACGAGCAGATCTGCGCAGAGTTTTTGCAGCATGTTAGAACCGATGCTTCGAAATGTG GTGCGTGAGGTGGTTCAGCAGAAGTTCGATCAGTTCGTGGTCGCACTGCAACGGCCTCTGTCGTCAGTTGCTCCCCCCAGATCTAACCATTTGCTTATGGAGAAACAGCCGCCAGTAGCAAGCCTGGAACTCATGTTCGTAGATCAAATGTCAACGCACATCTACACCAAATGCAAGATACGGAACAGAGACGACAAGCCTCTGCAAGTCAAGCTTGTCGATGCCATGACTAAAGAAACTCCGGTCTTTTCTCCCTCGAAGACTATGAAGGTAGAGATTGTGGTTCTCAATGGGAATTTCCCCTCACAGAAAGAGGAAGACTGGACGGCAGACGAGTTCAACAGCAACCTCGTGAAACAGAGAGATGGAAAGCCGCCGTTGCTCGTCGGAGAATGCACGGCGGTGCTGTCCGGAGGCATGGCGACGTTTCAAGAAGTTGAGTTCTCAGACAACTCGAGGTGGGTGAGAACTGGGAAATTCGTGCTGGGTGCGAGGGTTTGCTATGGCAATGGCGGAGGGGCAAGGATTAAGGAAGCAACGACCAAACCTTTCAAAGTCCTGGATCGTCGCGGTGAAG CATATAAGAAACATTATCCACCGATGCCTAATGATGAAGTGTGGAGATTGAAGAAGATCGGCAAAGATGGAGCATTCCACGTGAGGTTGGACAATGCAAAAGTAAGAACAGTGGAAGAGTTCGTGAGGCTAATGGACAAAGATCCAAAGCGTCTCAGAAAC ATTCTAGGAAAAGGTATGTCCGAGAAGATGTGGAAGGCAACTACAAAGCATGCAAGGACTTGCAAAGTTGAAGAGAAACAGTGCCTTTATCAAGGGCAGTTGCAGATGAATGATCAGTTGAACAAAGCTAATGGAGTGGCGTATAATGGATGCTTTGCCACACAAA TGAATTCTGTGGAGGAATATGGAGCAGAGACTCGGCTAGTTTCAAGTTATCAGCAGCAGAACATGAATATGCCTGCATATGAACAAGGGAGATCAGAGGACAACAATAGAACTTTGCAAAGCAACATGCAGATGAACACCACAATCGTAATCGAGAACATGGACTTCGAATTATTTGCATTGCAACAAGTTTCATCCTAG